Proteins found in one Gopherus flavomarginatus isolate rGopFla2 chromosome 18, rGopFla2.mat.asm, whole genome shotgun sequence genomic segment:
- the CCNP gene encoding cyclin-P — GHPPDPQVSQQLQAEEKREPLKSKNKGPGGDKGARKKKPQGSRVREAAPEKAAAVCPRVPVTPVLQRGGPPGGAQALLCVPEALAEELSQALVSLGMALEQDYAWDIFTSMMRKQSSYVFRSWEVPRALTAEMRALIVDWLVQVHEYLGLADETLYLAVYLMNAYMKVARVRVPALQLLGVTCLFLACKVEECTVPEPAELCFMTEDSFSRRELLHMERKVLSRLNFQLHYTSPLHLLRLLGALGRWAPEVHHLAMYFLELCLMEADCAAFEPAQLAAAALGLAQRVQQEAGAGGSGARPEGSTQLCLYSEEALGAVHRPMARAALRASGSTLQAVFLKYSRPQKLGASTSPAIASSDYLAHCRSPAP, encoded by the exons GGTCACCCCCCTGACCCCCAGGTCTCTCAGCAGCTGCAGGCAGAAGAGAAACGGGAGCCGCTGAAAAGCAAGAACAAAGGCCCTGGCGGGGACAAGGGGGCCAGGAAG AAGAAGCCGCAGGGCAGCCGGGTCCGAGAGGCGGCGCCAGAGAAAGCAGCAGCTGTTTGCCCCAGGGTCCCGGTGACCCCCGTCCTGCAGAGAG GggggccgcccgggggggcccAGGCGCTGCTCTGCGTGCCCGAGGCGCTGGCCGAGGAGCTGAGCCAGGCGCTGGTCAGTCTGGGTATGGCCCTGGAGCAGGACTATGCCTGGGACATCTTCACCAGCATGATG AGAAAACAATCCAGCTACGTCTTCCGGAGCTGGGAGGTGCCGCGCGCCCTGACGGCCGAGATGCGGGCGCTGATCGTCGACTGGCTCGTACAGGTGCAC GAGTACCTGGGCCTGGCGGACGAGACGCTGTACCTGGCCGTGTACTTGATGAACGCCTACATGAAGGTGGCGCGAGTGAGGGTCCcggccctgcagctgctgggcgTCACCTGCCTCTTCCTGGCCTGCAAAGTGGAGGAGTGCACCGTCCCCGAG ccGGCCGAGCTGTGTTTCATGACCGAGGACTCGTTCAGCCGCCGGGAGCTGCTGCACATGGAGCGCAAGGTGCTGTCCCGCCTCAACTTCCAGCTGCACTACACCAGCCCCCTGCACCTGCTGCGGCTGCTGGGCGCCCTGGGCCGCTGGGCCCCGGAG GTCCATCACCTGGCCATGTACTTCCTGGAGCTGTGTCTGATGGAGGCAGACTGTGCGGCGTTCGAGCCGGCCCAGCTGGCCGCGGCTGCCCTGGGCCTGGCGCAGCGGGTGCAGCAGGAGGCGGGTGCCGGGGGCTCGGGCGCCAGACCGGAGGGCTCCACGCAGCTCTGCCTGTACAG CGAAgaggcgctaggtgctgtacatcgCCCCATGGCCAGGGCTGCGCTCCGGGCCAGCGGCTCCACCCTCCAGGCTGTTTTCCTGAAATACTCACGGCCCCAGAAGCTGGGGGCCAGCACCAGTCCGGCCATCGCCAGCTCTGACTACCTCGCCCACTGCCGGAGCCCGGCGCCCTGA
- the AKT2 gene encoding RAC-beta serine/threonine-protein kinase: MNEVSVVKEGWLHKRGEYIKTWRPRYFLLKSDGSFIGYKERPETSDHSLPPLNNFSVAECQLMKTERPRPNTFVIRCLQWTTVIERTFHVDSPDEREEWMHTIQTVANSLKNQEPEEDPMDYKCGSPSDTTGAEEMEVAVSKTRAKATMNDFDYLKLLGKGTFGKVILVREKATGRYYAMKILRKEVIIAKDEVAHTVTESRVLQNSRHPFLTALKYAFQTNDRLCFVMEYANGGELFFHLSRERVFTEDRARFYGAEIVSALEYLHSRDVVYRDIKLENLMLDKDGHIKITDFGLCKEGITDGATMKTFCGTPEYLAPEVLEDNDYGRAVDWWGLGVVMYEMMCGRLPFYNQDHERLFELILMEEIRFPRTLSPEAKALLAGLLKKDPKQRLGGGPTDAKEVMEHRFFTAINWQDVVQKKLVPPFKPQVTSEIDTRYFDDEFTAQSITITPPDRYDSMDSLEADQRTHFPQFSYSASIRE; encoded by the exons GGGAGTACATTAAAACATGGCGACCCAGGTACTTCCTTCTGAAAAGCGACGGCTCTTTCATCGGCTACAAGGAGCGGCCCGAGACATCTGATCACAGCTTGCCACCTCTGAACAACTTCTCGGTCGCAG aatgCCAGCTGATGAAGACCGAACGGCCCCGGCCAAACACGTTTGTCATTCGGTGCTTGCAGTGGACGACTGTCATCGAAAGAACCTTTCACGTGGACTCTCCTGACGAACG GGAGGAGTGGATGCACACCATCCAGACCGTCGCCAACAGCCTGAAGAACCAGGAGCCCGAAGAAGACCCGATGGATTACAAGTGCGGCTCCCCCAGCGACACCACCGGGGCTGAGGAGATGGAAGTGGCCGTGAGCAAGACCCGGGCGAAAGCA ACCATGAACGATTTTGACTACCTGAAACTCTTGGGGAAAGGCACCTTTGGCAAAGTGATCCTGGTGCGGGAAAAGGCCACTGGGCGCTATTACGCCATGAAGATCCTGCGGAAAGAAGTCATCATCGCAAAG GACGAGGTGGCGCACACAGTTACAGAGAGCAGAGTGCTGCAGAACAGTAGGCATCCCTTCCTGACG GCGCTGAAATACGCCTTTCAGACCAACGACCGGCTGTGCTTCGTGATGGAGTATGCCAACGGCGGAGAG CTGTTTTTCCACCTTTCGAGAGAGCGCGTGTTCACAGAGGACCGGGCCCGTTTCTATGGTGCTGAGATCGTGTCGGCGCTGGAGTACCTGCACTCCAGGGACGTGGTCTACAGGGACATCAAG CTGGAGAACCTGATGCTGGATAAAGACGGCCACATCAAGATCACAGACTTTGGGCTTTGTAAGGAAGGCATAACGGACGGCGCCACCATGAAAACCTTTTGCGGGACGCCGGAGTACCTGGCCCCAGAG GTGCTGGAGGACAACGACTACGGGCGGGCTGTGGACTGGTGGGGACTGGGCGTCGTCATGTATGAGATGATGTGTGGCCGTCTCCCCTTCTACAATCAGGACCATGAGCGGCTCTTCGAGCTGATCCTCATGGAGGAGATCCGCTTCCCCCGGACCCTCAGCCCCGAGGCCAAGGCCCTGCTGGCCGGGCTGCTCAAGAAGGACCCCAAGCAGAG GCTAGGCGGAGGGCCCACTGACGCCAAGGAGGTGATGGAGCACCGCTTCTTCACGGCCATCAACTGGCAAGACGTGGTTCAGAAGAAG CTCGTCCCACCGTTTAAGCCCCAAGTGACATCTGAGATTGACACGCGATACTTTGACGATGAGTTCACGGCGCAGTCGATCACCATCACACCCCCTGACCGAT ATGACAGCATGGACTCCCTGGAGGCCGATCAGCGGACGCACTTCCCCCAGTTCTCCTACTCCGCCAGCATCCGAGAATAG